The genomic window CTTGTATGTACGCGACCAGCGTGCTTGCCATTTCGAATATCCTCTTCAATAAATTCCTCAATAAAGTTTAGCGAACGTCCTTCAACATTTTCGCTCAATCCTTCGGTGGATGCATCTTTCATGAATATGCTATTTAGTTTGATATCTCATTTCGAAATATGGGTATAACCCGAACCGACAAATTTAAAAGGATTTAGCGAAGGTTATTCCACATCTTCAAAAAAATGTGCACTTGAGTGGTCGAATTTTCTGTTTTTATGCGGATAGGCTTGTTGTTTTTGGATAGCATCCTTTTGTTACCTTTGCAAAAAAAGAAAAATGGGCTTGATTTCAGTTGAAAACATGGAGTTTTACGCCTTCCATGGCTGCTTTGCAGCCGAAGCGATAGTTGGAAATCGTTTTTTAGTAGACCTTTGGATTGAGGAAGATGCATCGAAGTCGGCAGAAACCGATAATATTGATGATGCGGTGAGCTATTTCCATGCTTACCAAATTGTAAAGCAGCAGATGATGATTCGTTCCAATCTGTTGGAAAATGTCGGTCAACGTATTTTGGATGCTCTATATCGAGAGATGATCGGAATAAAGTATGCTAAGGTAAAGGTATCCAAGATGGCCCCTCCTATGGGTGGTCCTATCGAGAGGGTTAGTTTAACCATGGAGCGATAGGGATGGGCGTTATAAAGTTCAAGGAGTGCCCCCGATGTATGCAATTGTTTGACTGCTATTGTCAAAGTGAGTATAAAAAATGCTGGTGCAGCGATGTTCAATTATCAACAGAGCTGCTGGTCTACTTAAAATCTAGCTATCAAAACTGCTTGTGTCCCAACTGCATTAAGGAGTTTTTAGAAAATGGCATTCCAAATCCTTTGGAAGATTCAAAAAAGTAATATCTTTGCACTCCGAATCAATGGTCTCGTGGCCGAGTGGCTAGGCAGAGGTCTGCAAAACCTCGTACAGCGGTTCGAATCCGCTCGAGACCTCCAAATGAAGAACGCTCCCTACCAGGAGCGTTTTTTTATTTTAGTTCTTTCCGAAAAACTTTTTGAATCGACTTTTCTTTTTCTCACCATAGGCATATCCATAATGGTAACCGTAACCATAATATCCATATCCAAATGAGCGCAAGGTAACATCGTTGGCAACGATCGATATCTTCTTAATCCCTTTTTGAGTCAGGTCGTAGAGCGTTTGCTTA from Williamwhitmania taraxaci includes these protein-coding regions:
- the folB gene encoding dihydroneopterin aldolase, whose product is MGLISVENMEFYAFHGCFAAEAIVGNRFLVDLWIEEDASKSAETDNIDDAVSYFHAYQIVKQQMMIRSNLLENVGQRILDALYREMIGIKYAKVKVSKMAPPMGGPIERVSLTMER
- a CDS encoding cysteine-rich CWC family protein encodes the protein MQLFDCYCQSEYKKCWCSDVQLSTELLVYLKSSYQNCLCPNCIKEFLENGIPNPLEDSKK